A region from the Sandaracinus amylolyticus genome encodes:
- a CDS encoding serine/threonine-protein kinase encodes MSHETLVTEGGADPRIGMMLQDRYRILRKLGEGGMGSVYEGEHVLIKRRVAIKCLHSHYANSPDIVARFHREALAATSIGHPNIIECTDMGRFPDGAFFMVLEFLDGRDWAADLATTGPQPLGRVVHVMAQVCDALGAAHAKGIIHRDLKPENIFLIKRGGDPDFVKVLDFGISKIQDQTGDPETQAKSKGLTRTGMAMGTPYFMAPEQAQGKRDIDHRADIYALGVILFQVLTGQYPFDDDSYPMLVVKICTQDAPHISRWRPDLPDAVQALVMSMLAKAPEARPQTCADVKAALEPFRSQMSAPVIAADAPSTASLAPGTFGQAPAAIPATTPAQQAVALPDSGASTGPFAAQPAITPVPRVRTPQDSPASARPSVTPFATSDADELPRASTPVPPTSRAPMIVGAVISVLGLMGIAGAIVIASSGPDAPEPTPPVAATQPPAPQPEPPPTPEPTHVEAPIEAARAQATVTVQISTEPEDAEVYLDDRRIPNPFDGDLPQTTEPRNLRVQREGYVTQVQDLVLEFPQRVRVRLTRGRGVQDHSTAGRAASARRASTTSATQEEPAVVPTVTREPEPQRAAEPTPPPAVETPRTTEPETTTPAAEGEGGRRTLKNPFGRR; translated from the coding sequence ATGAGTCACGAGACGCTCGTCACCGAAGGTGGCGCCGATCCCCGCATCGGCATGATGCTCCAGGACCGCTATCGCATCCTTCGCAAGCTCGGCGAGGGCGGCATGGGCTCGGTCTACGAGGGCGAGCACGTCCTCATCAAGCGCCGCGTCGCGATCAAGTGCCTGCACTCGCACTACGCGAACAGCCCGGACATCGTCGCGCGCTTCCACCGCGAGGCGCTCGCGGCGACGTCGATCGGTCACCCGAACATCATCGAGTGCACGGACATGGGGCGCTTCCCGGACGGGGCGTTCTTCATGGTCCTCGAGTTCCTCGACGGCCGCGACTGGGCCGCGGATCTCGCGACGACCGGGCCGCAGCCGCTCGGGCGCGTCGTGCACGTGATGGCGCAGGTCTGCGACGCCCTCGGCGCCGCGCACGCGAAGGGCATCATCCATCGCGACCTGAAGCCGGAGAACATCTTCCTCATCAAGCGCGGCGGCGATCCCGACTTCGTGAAGGTGCTCGACTTCGGCATCTCGAAGATCCAGGACCAGACCGGCGATCCCGAGACGCAAGCGAAGAGCAAGGGGCTCACGCGCACCGGGATGGCGATGGGCACGCCGTACTTCATGGCGCCCGAGCAAGCGCAGGGGAAGCGCGACATCGATCACCGCGCGGACATCTACGCGCTCGGCGTGATCCTGTTCCAGGTGCTCACGGGGCAGTACCCCTTCGACGACGACTCGTATCCGATGCTCGTCGTGAAGATCTGCACGCAGGACGCGCCGCACATCTCGCGATGGCGTCCCGATCTGCCCGACGCGGTGCAGGCGCTCGTGATGAGCATGCTCGCGAAGGCGCCCGAGGCGCGGCCGCAGACGTGCGCGGACGTGAAGGCTGCGCTGGAGCCGTTCCGCTCGCAGATGAGCGCGCCGGTGATCGCGGCCGACGCGCCGAGCACGGCGAGCCTCGCGCCCGGCACGTTCGGGCAGGCACCCGCCGCGATCCCCGCGACGACGCCGGCGCAGCAGGCGGTGGCGTTGCCGGACAGCGGCGCGAGCACCGGGCCCTTCGCAGCGCAGCCGGCGATCACGCCGGTTCCACGCGTCCGCACGCCGCAGGACTCGCCGGCATCGGCGCGGCCGAGCGTCACGCCGTTCGCGACGAGCGATGCGGACGAGCTGCCGCGCGCGAGCACGCCGGTGCCCCCGACGTCGCGCGCGCCGATGATCGTGGGCGCGGTGATCTCGGTGCTCGGGCTGATGGGGATCGCCGGCGCGATCGTGATCGCGAGCAGCGGTCCCGACGCGCCGGAGCCGACGCCGCCGGTGGCCGCGACGCAGCCGCCGGCACCGCAGCCCGAGCCGCCGCCGACGCCCGAGCCGACGCACGTGGAGGCGCCGATCGAGGCGGCACGCGCGCAGGCGACGGTGACGGTCCAGATCTCGACGGAGCCCGAGGACGCCGAGGTCTACCTCGACGATCGGCGCATCCCGAACCCGTTCGACGGTGATCTCCCGCAGACCACGGAGCCGCGGAACCTGCGCGTCCAGCGCGAGGGCTACGTCACGCAGGTGCAGGACCTCGTGCTCGAGTTCCCGCAGCGTGTCCGCGTGCGACTGACCCGCGGGCGCGGCGTGCAGGACCACAGCACCGCGGGGCGCGCCGCGTCGGCGCGTCGAGCCTCGACGACGAGCGCCACGCAGGAGGAGCCCGCGGTCGTCCCCACGGTGACGCGCGAGCCCGAGCCGCAGCGCGCCGCCGAGCCGACACCGCCGCCCGCGGTCGAGACGCCGCGCACCACCGAGCCCGAGACGACGACGCCTGCTGCCGAGGGCGAGGGCGGACGCCGCACGCTGAAGAACCCGTTCGGCCGTCGTTGA